The proteins below are encoded in one region of Flavobacterium nackdongense:
- the rpmD gene encoding 50S ribosomal protein L30, translating into MAKLLVKQVRSKINCPLTQKRGLEALGLRKMGQVVEHDANPTILGMINKVKHLVSVTEA; encoded by the coding sequence ATGGCTAAATTATTAGTAAAACAGGTAAGAAGCAAAATCAACTGTCCTCTAACTCAAAAAAGAGGATTAGAAGCTTTAGGTCTTCGTAAAATGGGTCAAGTTGTAGAACACGATGCCAATCCAACTATCCTTGGAATGATAAATAAAGTTAAACACTTAGTTTCTGTAACAGAAGCTTAA
- the rplO gene encoding 50S ribosomal protein L15 yields the protein MNLSNLQPAEGSTHNQNKRLGRGEGSGKGGTASRGHKGAKSRSGYSKKIGFEGGQMPLQRRVPKFGFTNINRKEYEGVNLDTLQLLVDNGIVTDTVDMTVFVANRLATKNESVKILGRGELKAKLTVTAHKFTATAKAAIEAAGGEAVTL from the coding sequence ATGAATTTAAGTAACTTACAACCGGCTGAAGGGTCAACACACAATCAAAATAAAAGATTGGGTAGAGGAGAAGGTTCTGGAAAAGGTGGTACTGCATCACGTGGTCACAAAGGAGCAAAATCTCGTTCTGGTTATTCTAAAAAGATTGGTTTTGAAGGTGGGCAGATGCCACTTCAAAGACGTGTACCTAAGTTTGGTTTCACAAACATCAATCGTAAAGAATACGAAGGTGTGAATCTTGATACACTTCAATTATTAGTAGATAATGGTATTGTAACCGATACAGTTGATATGACTGTTTTTGTAGCAAACCGTTTGGCAACTAAAAACGAAAGTGTGAAGATTTTAGGAAGAGGAGAATTGAAAGCAAAACTGACAGTAACTGCTCACAAATTTACTGCTACTGCAAAAGCGGCTATCGAGGCTGCTGGTGGAGAAGCTGTAACCCTTTAA
- the secY gene encoding preprotein translocase subunit SecY translates to MKKFIESLVNIWKIEELKNRILLTLGILLVYRFGAHVTLPGIDATQLTGLAGQTKSGLGSIIDMFSGGAFSKASVFALGIMPYISASIVVQLMGIAIPYLQKLQSDGESGRKKINQITRWLTIGISLIQGPSYIYNLYRQLPQSAFLLGFNSIEFVFSSVIILTTGTIFAMWLGEKITDKGIGNGISLLIMVGILARLPQAFIQEFAARVTNNNGGPMLLVVEIIVWLLVIISCILLVMAIRKIPVQYARRTTSGDFEKDMMGGNRQWIPLKLNAAGVMPIIFAQAIMFIPAAVAGLSKSDASQSIVSTFSNMFGFWYNFVFVTLIVVFTFFYTAITVPTNKMSDDLKRSGGFIPGVRPGVETSDFLDKVMSLITFPGSLFLALIAVFPAIVVSLMDVQQSWAMFFGGTSLIIMVGVAIDTIQQINSYLLNKHYDGLMKSGKNRKAVA, encoded by the coding sequence ATGAAGAAATTTATTGAATCATTAGTTAATATTTGGAAAATCGAGGAACTAAAAAACAGAATCCTTTTAACATTAGGGATTCTTTTAGTTTATCGTTTTGGAGCTCACGTTACACTTCCAGGTATTGATGCTACGCAGTTGACAGGTTTAGCTGGGCAAACAAAAAGTGGTCTAGGATCTATCATTGACATGTTCTCTGGTGGTGCTTTTTCTAAAGCTTCTGTTTTCGCCTTAGGTATTATGCCTTATATTTCTGCTTCGATTGTAGTTCAGCTGATGGGAATTGCGATTCCTTATTTGCAAAAATTACAAAGTGATGGAGAAAGCGGTAGAAAGAAAATTAATCAAATTACGCGTTGGTTGACAATCGGTATATCTTTGATCCAAGGTCCAAGTTATATTTACAATCTGTACAGACAATTGCCTCAAAGTGCATTTTTATTAGGATTTAATTCTATTGAATTTGTGTTTTCTTCAGTAATTATTTTGACAACAGGAACTATATTTGCAATGTGGTTAGGTGAGAAAATCACTGATAAAGGAATCGGAAACGGAATATCGCTATTGATTATGGTAGGTATTTTGGCAAGATTGCCACAAGCATTTATCCAAGAATTTGCTGCCAGAGTTACTAATAATAACGGTGGTCCAATGCTATTGGTGGTTGAAATTATTGTTTGGTTATTAGTAATCATTTCTTGTATCTTGCTAGTAATGGCAATCAGAAAAATCCCAGTTCAGTATGCTCGTCGTACAACATCAGGTGATTTCGAAAAAGATATGATGGGTGGTAACAGACAATGGATTCCATTAAAATTGAATGCTGCCGGTGTGATGCCAATCATTTTTGCTCAGGCAATTATGTTTATCCCTGCTGCAGTTGCTGGTTTGTCAAAATCAGATGCTTCACAATCTATTGTCAGTACATTTAGTAATATGTTCGGTTTTTGGTATAATTTTGTATTCGTGACTTTGATAGTTGTATTTACATTCTTTTATACTGCTATTACTGTTCCTACCAATAAAATGTCGGACGATTTGAAAAGAAGTGGTGGTTTTATTCCCGGTGTTAGACCAGGAGTAGAAACGTCTGACTTTCTTGACAAAGTGATGTCTTTAATTACCTTCCCAGGTTCATTATTTCTTGCCTTAATCGCTGTGTTCCCAGCAATTGTTGTAAGTCTTATGGATGTGCAACAATCTTGGGCAATGTTTTTTGGAGGAACATCATTGATAATTATGGTTGGTGTAGCCATCGACACAATTCAACAAATTAATTCATACTTGTTGAATAAGCATTATGATGGTTTAATGAAAAGTGGCAAAAATAGAAAAGCAGTAGCTTAA
- the infA gene encoding translation initiation factor IF-1 translates to MAKQSAIEQDGSIIEALSNAMFRVELENGHIVIAHISGKMRMHYIKLLPGDKVKLEMSPYDLSKARITYRY, encoded by the coding sequence ATGGCAAAACAATCAGCAATAGAACAAGACGGATCAATCATCGAAGCGTTGTCAAATGCAATGTTCCGTGTTGAGTTAGAAAATGGACATATAGTAATTGCTCATATATCTGGAAAAATGCGTATGCATTACATCAAGTTATTACCTGGTGATAAAGTGAAACTAGAAATGAGTCCTTACGATTTGTCAAAAGCAAGAATTACTTATAGATATTAA
- the ykgO gene encoding type B 50S ribosomal protein L36, whose product MKVRASVKKRSAECKIVRRKGRLYVINKKNPRFKQRQG is encoded by the coding sequence ATGAAAGTAAGAGCATCAGTTAAAAAGAGAAGTGCCGAGTGCAAAATTGTACGAAGAAAAGGCAGATTATACGTAATCAACAAAAAGAATCCTAGATTTAAACAAAGACAAGGATAG
- the rpsM gene encoding 30S ribosomal protein S13 translates to MARIAGVDIPKNKRGVIALTYIFGIGRSRAAEILEKAQVSQDTKVQDWNDDEIHAIREAVSFFKIEGELRSEVSLNIKRLMDIGCYRGIRHRSGLPLRGQRTKNNSRTRKGKRKTVANKKKATK, encoded by the coding sequence ATGGCAAGAATAGCAGGGGTAGACATCCCAAAAAACAAAAGAGGAGTTATCGCTTTAACCTACATCTTCGGAATTGGTAGAAGTAGAGCAGCTGAGATTTTAGAAAAAGCTCAAGTTAGCCAAGATACAAAAGTTCAAGATTGGAATGATGATGAGATTCACGCAATTCGTGAAGCGGTGTCATTCTTTAAAATTGAAGGTGAACTACGTTCAGAAGTTTCCTTAAACATCAAACGTTTAATGGATATTGGATGTTATAGAGGAATTCGTCATAGATCTGGTCTTCCGTTAAGAGGACAAAGAACTAAGAACAACTCTAGAACAAGAAAAGGAAAAAGAAAAACTGTTGCCAACAAGAAAAAAGCAACTAAATAA